A window of the Eleutherodactylus coqui strain aEleCoq1 chromosome 8, aEleCoq1.hap1, whole genome shotgun sequence genome harbors these coding sequences:
- the LOC136578117 gene encoding histone H3-like, translated as MARTKQTARKSTGGKAPRKQLATKAARKSAPATGGVKKPHRYRPGTVALREIRRYQKSTELLIRKLPFQRLVREIAQDFKTDLRFQSSAVMALQEASEAYLVGLFEDTNLCAIHAKRVTIMPKDIQLARRIRGERAYICSGHRMEHKGSFQSHQILLKRAASCPPLSFFRFCLGYTASLCAAVYPGAASPQ; from the coding sequence ATGGCCAGAACCAAGCAGACCGCTCGTAAATCCACCGGAGGGAAAGCTCCCCGCAAGCAGCTGGCTACGAAGGCCGCCAGGAAGAGCGCTCCTGCCACCGGCGGAGTGAAGAAGCCTCACCGCTACCGTCCAGGTACagtggctctccgtgaaatccgtCGCTACCAGAAGTCCACCGAGCTGCTGATCCGTAAGCTTCCTTTTCAGCGCCTGGTGAGAGAGATCGCCCAGGACTTCAAGACTGACCTGCGCTTCCAGAGCTCAGCGGTCATGGCCCTGCAGGAGGCCAGCGAGGCTTACCTGGTAGGACTGTTCGAGGACACCAATCTGTGCGCCATCCACGCCAAGCGGGTCACCATCATGCCCAAAGACATCCAGCTGGCCCGCAGGATTCGAGGAGAGAGGGCTTATATCTGCTCTGGGCACCGCATGgaacacaaaggctcttttcagagccACCAAATCCTCCTCAaacgagctgcatcctgtcctCCGCTGTCATTCTTCCGATTCTGCCTCGGGTACACAGCCAGCCTGTGCGCCGCCGTGTACCCTGGTGCCGCCTCTCCCCAATAA